A portion of the Methanobacterium aggregans genome contains these proteins:
- a CDS encoding S24/S26 family peptidase: MRTKVIASIGIIVVVLAAFVVAFYPTENTDKLTISNVTPNQTAEAAHHHVNIVVKTDGTDVSLHATAADNSAVPAKMIARMNSTADADVQSESSTVQSLKKDIKSIAAKYNYTADVTVVSQFGTDTLPFPATVDGTSMVPTLQDGQDIVAVKTKNIKVGDIVIAEHPSYGLIVKRVAKISGSKVYLKSDNREVDTYETQQDMGNGTYEVVTVTKSPLDAWLSRSSVIGVVKVY, from the coding sequence TTGAGAACTAAAGTAATTGCAAGTATAGGAATAATAGTGGTGGTTTTAGCTGCATTTGTGGTGGCATTCTACCCAACAGAAAATACTGATAAACTGACCATATCCAACGTAACCCCTAACCAGACAGCAGAAGCAGCCCATCATCATGTGAACATCGTGGTTAAAACAGATGGAACCGATGTATCCCTTCATGCAACAGCAGCAGACAACTCAGCTGTTCCAGCCAAGATGATTGCAAGGATGAACAGCACAGCCGATGCAGATGTTCAAAGCGAAAGCAGTACCGTGCAGAGCCTTAAGAAGGATATTAAGAGTATTGCAGCAAAATATAATTACACTGCAGATGTTACGGTAGTTTCACAGTTCGGAACAGACACCCTGCCTTTCCCAGCAACCGTGGATGGAACTTCAATGGTCCCAACCCTTCAGGATGGGCAGGACATCGTTGCAGTTAAAACCAAGAACATCAAAGTTGGAGACATCGTCATAGCAGAACATCCAAGCTACGGCCTCATAGTTAAAAGGGTTGCAAAGATTAGCGGAAGTAAAGTGTACCTCAAAAGTGATAACAGAGAGGTTGATACCTATGAAACCCAACAGGACATGGGAAATGGAACCTACGAAGTTGTTACAGTAACCAAGAGTCCTCTGGATGCATGGCTTTCAAGAAGCAGCGTCATTGGTGTTGTGAAGGTTTACTGA
- a CDS encoding DHA2 family efflux MFS transporter permease subunit, whose translation MEGTTHKKINLEDKTYKTKHVILAIIFVGIFMSSLDAYMVSIALPNITTYFNVNLHQSQWVITGYLLVMTALFIPLGKASEYTGKTRMFIAGFTLFTISSLACGIATNMDQLILFRLLQAAGASMVIGVGGAIIFLVALPEERGRAMGYLGAVTSIGALLGPVIGGSITQFLGWQYLFFINVPIGILLFIFALKYLKIPEKTSESFEMDWLGALTLIVFVASLLMFCSELADGNHLTTLLVYGFISILSLAAFIVRESRYEKPLLDLSVFKNKLFTLAIVSMMLFNMAIAAANFIGPFYLQGAMNYKPAQVGLLFLMVPLLMVGASPLGGWIYDKHHQKYAAASAVLIGAFAFFLMAYAFFKMNLVLIVLSFALWGVGRGLYNGPNGTETMSSLPPQKSATASTVMFTTGSLAMAIGISLATVFLTFQLSTMGYNGAVLAAGHTLLSNSISTIIMAAGFACVLSALVAVLRNR comes from the coding sequence ATGGAAGGAACAACACATAAAAAAATAAATTTAGAGGATAAAACCTACAAAACCAAGCATGTGATTCTTGCCATAATTTTTGTAGGCATATTCATGTCAAGTTTGGATGCTTACATGGTCAGCATAGCCCTACCTAACATCACAACCTACTTCAACGTTAATCTGCACCAGTCCCAGTGGGTTATAACAGGGTACCTCCTTGTTATGACTGCCTTGTTCATACCCCTTGGAAAGGCATCTGAATACACTGGAAAGACCCGGATGTTCATTGCAGGATTCACACTCTTCACCATAAGTTCCCTTGCCTGTGGAATTGCCACGAACATGGATCAACTGATACTTTTCCGTCTTTTACAGGCCGCAGGAGCTTCCATGGTTATTGGAGTTGGAGGTGCAATCATATTTCTGGTGGCACTGCCTGAAGAGAGGGGAAGAGCAATGGGATATCTGGGAGCAGTTACATCCATAGGTGCACTCCTGGGACCTGTAATTGGGGGTTCAATCACCCAGTTCCTGGGCTGGCAATATCTATTCTTTATCAATGTCCCAATTGGGATTTTACTCTTCATATTCGCTTTGAAATACCTCAAAATTCCTGAAAAAACATCTGAAAGCTTTGAAATGGACTGGTTAGGGGCCTTAACCTTGATTGTCTTTGTAGCTTCACTCTTGATGTTCTGCAGTGAACTTGCAGATGGAAACCACTTAACTACCTTGTTGGTCTATGGCTTCATTTCCATCCTTTCACTTGCAGCGTTCATAGTGAGGGAATCCAGATATGAAAAACCATTGTTGGACCTATCAGTATTCAAAAATAAACTGTTCACCCTTGCAATCGTGAGCATGATGCTCTTCAACATGGCAATAGCTGCTGCAAATTTCATTGGGCCCTTCTACCTCCAGGGAGCTATGAACTACAAGCCCGCCCAGGTAGGTTTACTCTTTCTGATGGTGCCCCTTTTGATGGTGGGTGCATCTCCACTTGGAGGATGGATATACGATAAACATCACCAAAAATATGCAGCTGCATCTGCTGTACTTATAGGAGCATTTGCATTCTTTTTAATGGCCTATGCATTCTTTAAAATGAATCTGGTTCTTATTGTACTGTCATTCGCTTTGTGGGGTGTTGGAAGAGGATTGTACAATGGACCCAACGGTACCGAGACAATGAGTTCTCTGCCACCTCAAAAATCTGCGACTGCATCAACTGTGATGTTCACAACAGGAAGCCTTGCAATGGCCATTGGAATTTCACTTGCAACCGTGTTCCTAACCTTCCAACTCAGTACTATGGGTTACAACGGGGCTGTACTTGCGGCAGGACACACTTTACTTTCAAATTCCATCAGCACCATCATAATGGCTGCAGGTTTTGCCTGTGTGTTATCTGCACTTGTGGCAGTATTAAGAAACAGATGA
- a CDS encoding potassium channel family protein, producing MRDMLKLFISTGSTFAKENKTQKSFNIPETLKRFFQASLMVLILLDILLLTIVTFVPVKSDIYTGVVYFDLIVVLILIPDFINRLRKSEDKMEFLKYNWTDVIGMIPVIIIPQAGSLFSYFRLIRILALFKKNIAHAFEFLHKTRIDYGVTIILAILFSASIAMFLVEHGVNSHMHRLSDALWCTLVTITTVGYGDVTPVTPAGKVISAFIMFTGIGFIGFITSTLTSNLIGTSKEEEEIGIHEKLDKLQAEMDELKELIKDKK from the coding sequence ATGAGAGACATGTTAAAGCTGTTCATAAGCACAGGTTCAACGTTTGCAAAAGAAAATAAGACCCAGAAATCGTTTAATATACCTGAAACACTGAAAAGGTTTTTTCAAGCATCGTTGATGGTTTTAATTCTTTTGGATATTCTCCTACTTACCATTGTAACCTTCGTTCCTGTAAAAAGTGATATTTATACTGGGGTTGTGTACTTCGATTTAATAGTGGTTCTCATATTGATACCTGATTTCATCAACAGACTCCGGAAATCCGAAGATAAAATGGAATTTTTAAAGTACAACTGGACCGACGTCATTGGAATGATCCCTGTGATCATTATACCCCAGGCAGGTTCCCTCTTCAGTTACTTTAGATTAATCCGAATTTTAGCACTTTTCAAGAAAAACATTGCACATGCATTTGAATTTCTGCATAAAACAAGAATAGACTATGGAGTCACCATAATTTTGGCCATACTGTTTTCAGCATCAATCGCAATGTTTCTGGTTGAACATGGCGTAAACAGTCACATGCATAGGTTGAGTGATGCATTATGGTGCACCCTGGTGACCATAACAACGGTGGGCTACGGTGACGTAACACCTGTAACACCTGCAGGCAAGGTCATATCCGCCTTCATAATGTTCACTGGAATAGGTTTCATAGGATTTATTACATCCACACTAACATCAAATCTCATCGGTACCTCCAAAGAAGAGGAGGAAATTGGAATTCATGAAAAACTGGACAAATTACAGGCTGAAATGGATGAACTGAAGGAGTTAATCAAAGATAAAAAGTAA
- a CDS encoding zinc dependent phospholipase C family protein codes for MPASTAWTWKTHSDIAYSVYYGMPHNVQKKLSLSAMRDGSNDPDEKFHDFRSHSYPYSYTRATNWLNKGKYYYRTGKYKQASYCFGVASHYISDTFSAPHCISGESSSAHTKYENQAKSLKPKITYRSGNLNTIMKNGYSQGKTSWKNWSKKKNRAYVQYNLNNGASASYTAIRSCVY; via the coding sequence ATGCCAGCGTCCACTGCCTGGACCTGGAAAACACACTCCGATATTGCTTACAGCGTCTATTATGGGATGCCACACAACGTCCAGAAGAAATTGAGCCTCTCTGCAATGAGGGATGGATCCAATGATCCAGATGAGAAGTTTCATGACTTCAGATCACACAGTTACCCATACAGTTACACCAGAGCAACTAACTGGCTTAACAAGGGTAAATATTACTACAGAACCGGTAAATACAAACAGGCAAGTTACTGTTTTGGTGTTGCGTCACATTACATATCTGACACCTTCTCAGCACCCCACTGCATCAGTGGAGAATCCAGTTCAGCCCATACGAAGTACGAAAATCAGGCCAAATCTTTAAAACCCAAGATCACCTACAGAAGTGGAAATCTCAACACCATAATGAAGAATGGTTACTCTCAGGGAAAAACAAGCTGGAAGAACTGGAGTAAAAAGAAAAACCGTGCATACGTACAGTACAATCTCAACAATGGAGCAAGTGCATCCTACACAGCCATCAGAAGTTGTGTTTATTAA
- a CDS encoding tetratricopeptide repeat protein → MGLLGPDKHSAYKKGLKKMDKGDFSGANQEFERSITFDPEFASAWCDRGVAQQNLGNEEESMRCYEKSIELDPDFIRAWHNKSALLYKMEDFKGALECMDRILDMKLKDVDRVNILNNKAMILSRTGSYTEALEYYNKALDIDPSNGVVLENKMELEEKLTK, encoded by the coding sequence ATGGGTTTACTTGGACCTGATAAACATTCAGCCTACAAGAAAGGGCTTAAAAAGATGGATAAGGGAGATTTTTCAGGTGCAAACCAGGAGTTTGAACGATCAATTACCTTTGACCCTGAATTTGCATCTGCATGGTGTGACAGGGGTGTTGCCCAGCAGAACCTCGGTAATGAAGAGGAATCAATGAGGTGCTACGAGAAATCCATAGAACTTGATCCTGATTTCATCAGGGCATGGCACAATAAATCAGCCCTCCTCTATAAAATGGAAGACTTCAAGGGTGCGCTGGAATGCATGGACCGTATTCTTGATATGAAATTGAAGGACGTGGATCGTGTTAACATCCTCAACAACAAGGCCATGATACTCAGCAGGACTGGAAGTTACACTGAAGCCCTTGAATATTACAACAAAGCCCTTGATATCGATCCCAGTAATGGGGTTGTCCTTGAGAACAAGATGGAACTTGAGGAAAAATTAACAAAATAA
- the mcrD gene encoding methyl-coenzyme M reductase operon protein D, producing the protein MDIEIFPHRYLSADTTEKLLKDLEEIEGVNRMVLQGQRLPPAESGHPDRRIIIIKGEEMDLQVKTGRVLMEIQGEDVVDEVRNVCNELLPFGFNIHFGTFIRKEKTVTDNLKYGEKLDELPENMVGLTDQNALLKERATIIKRK; encoded by the coding sequence ATGGATATAGAAATTTTTCCCCACAGGTATTTGAGTGCAGACACAACTGAGAAGTTACTGAAGGATCTTGAGGAAATTGAAGGTGTGAACAGAATGGTTCTACAGGGACAGAGGCTTCCCCCTGCTGAAAGTGGACATCCTGATAGGAGGATAATAATCATCAAAGGTGAAGAAATGGATCTGCAGGTTAAAACAGGCAGGGTTTTGATGGAGATCCAAGGTGAGGATGTTGTGGATGAGGTGAGGAACGTTTGTAATGAACTTCTACCCTTTGGCTTCAACATACACTTCGGAACTTTTATCCGAAAAGAAAAAACAGTTACAGACAATCTGAAGTACGGAGAAAAGCTTGATGAACTTCCAGAGAACATGGTAGGCTTAACTGACCAGAATGCACTCCTGAAGGAGAGGGCAACCATAATCAAGCGGAAATAA
- a CDS encoding DUF4013 domain-containing protein: MNVNRNIIDSLRYPLKDWVKLILLGIILIIPVVNFIGLGYYLRIIKSTLAGSDELPDFEGVGELFTDGIKFLAVCMIYAIVPLLFYALSSAFPGSATLPIMATSFALIISIFAYVGIANMAFHGSEIGAGLRYGEILDRIAAIGWGSYILWWIVLTLIITVAGFIIGMVGGILLFFVLGLPVVLLGYGYLMIFHARSVALTFAS; the protein is encoded by the coding sequence ATGAATGTAAATAGAAACATAATTGATTCTCTGCGATATCCCCTTAAAGATTGGGTGAAGCTGATCCTACTGGGAATAATTTTGATAATTCCAGTTGTGAATTTTATTGGCTTAGGATACTATTTAAGAATCATAAAATCAACTTTGGCAGGTTCAGATGAACTTCCAGACTTTGAAGGTGTTGGAGAATTATTTACTGATGGTATAAAATTTTTAGCAGTCTGTATGATCTATGCAATTGTACCTTTACTCTTCTATGCACTTTCCTCTGCCTTCCCAGGGTCTGCAACTTTACCAATTATGGCCACAAGTTTTGCCCTAATAATCAGCATATTTGCATATGTGGGTATAGCCAACATGGCTTTTCATGGCAGTGAAATAGGTGCGGGGTTGAGATATGGTGAAATACTGGATAGAATTGCAGCAATTGGGTGGGGAAGTTACATCCTTTGGTGGATAGTACTGACGTTAATCATAACAGTTGCAGGATTTATCATTGGCATGGTTGGAGGCATTCTCTTATTCTTTGTCTTAGGTCTCCCTGTTGTTTTATTGGGATACGGCTACTTAATGATATTCCACGCAAGGTCCGTTGCATTGACATTTGCATCTTGA
- a CDS encoding DUF2124 family protein has protein sequence MDKKTGIVGLTGSFREAVADLPEGSKVVFTGSAAVCTPFIELLSYSIRDQGFEMVFIPNADKGEARKIKKQENIGMSVVDEAADPRNPDVVVVMGGLAMPKFGCPAEDVTAMIKEISDEDPLIIGVCFMGIFKRSGWDEKIHFNTIIDTTMETCVEEF, from the coding sequence ATGGACAAAAAGACAGGAATAGTTGGTTTAACAGGATCCTTCCGTGAAGCTGTTGCAGATTTACCTGAAGGTTCCAAGGTGGTTTTCACAGGTTCAGCAGCTGTATGCACTCCCTTCATTGAACTCTTATCCTACAGCATCAGGGACCAGGGCTTTGAAATGGTTTTCATCCCAAACGCAGATAAAGGTGAAGCCAGGAAGATCAAAAAGCAGGAGAACATTGGCATGAGTGTGGTTGATGAGGCTGCAGATCCCAGAAACCCAGATGTTGTGGTTGTTATGGGCGGTCTTGCCATGCCCAAGTTCGGATGTCCGGCAGAGGATGTTACAGCCATGATCAAGGAGATTTCAGATGAAGACCCTTTGATAATTGGTGTCTGCTTCATGGGAATCTTCAAAAGGAGCGGTTGGGACGAGAAGATACATTTCAACACAATAATTGATACAACCATGGAAACATGCGTTGAAGAGTTTTAA
- a CDS encoding DUF308 domain-containing protein: protein MTETRNVVVGILAVILGLVVIIFPLIGVSTLSDLAGVGIIFLGIWLLAQSFKAWETSVAAAVADLILAVLAILWGVMFLGNIKAFAFLTFLALYIVGFFIIISGLTALFSDKSLKGKAIGLLGVLLGVFFLIFSVYLKNPLVLAATIGAFLIVAGVVEIFDLLGEKTSPEVMQ, encoded by the coding sequence ATGACTGAAACGAGAAACGTAGTTGTGGGAATTCTTGCAGTGATACTTGGGTTGGTGGTTATAATCTTTCCATTGATCGGTGTCTCAACCCTCAGTGATCTTGCAGGTGTTGGAATAATCTTTCTGGGTATCTGGCTTTTGGCGCAGAGCTTCAAGGCTTGGGAGACAAGTGTGGCAGCAGCAGTAGCAGATCTGATCCTTGCAGTACTTGCAATTCTCTGGGGTGTGATGTTCCTTGGAAACATCAAAGCATTTGCCTTCTTAACCTTCCTGGCACTTTACATCGTTGGCTTCTTCATAATAATAAGTGGATTAACAGCTCTTTTCTCTGATAAAAGCCTTAAGGGAAAGGCCATAGGGCTGCTGGGTGTTCTACTGGGTGTTTTCTTCTTGATCTTCAGCGTGTACCTGAAGAATCCTCTGGTACTGGCTGCAACCATAGGTGCATTCCTTATAGTAGCCGGAGTAGTGGAGATATTTGATCTCCTGGGGGAGAAGACATCTCCTGAAGTCATGCAATGA